In Candidatus Methanosphaera massiliense, the following are encoded in one genomic region:
- a CDS encoding DUF1616 domain-containing protein, giving the protein MEGNKIVNKPSRYMSILFIIALISIIISYLSIVYNQYFNIGLFAIGFFIAGISATSVLHPSLSFRELTRKFVLILAFGLVFSLLSSIIVTYFMDISLNNINIVLSIFSIILMIIFLFRDNNGNKKNSGLTTESKINENIAETVDDIENLTDDGGSYLKISSLAILILAVFTLISMTIPPFNVLHVWYFAIIPFIAFVPGYYIINTLVTRKDDLLVVERMSIAVFSSLVIMSIIGLIIVQINGKLNMRYVSIILVILSVILILVYLIKIRKVPNNERFYHRRTNIVLLIFAIIAILAVVGSGIYATTENLGQGNTTFVVNGINKTADSNGYVNFTDGENVSVQLNVTNQEHKNMNYTVRVEVHNDTTNKTLTEQPVSLNNGQSWVLPYNLTMSPGQKDIQFVLYKNNKPYVIRHLYCNVTSDYSESA; this is encoded by the coding sequence ATGGAGGGGAATAAGATAGTTAATAAACCATCAAGATATATGAGTATTCTATTTATTATAGCATTAATATCAATCATAATCTCTTACTTATCTATAGTATATAATCAGTATTTTAACATAGGATTATTTGCAATTGGTTTTTTTATTGCAGGTATTAGTGCTACATCAGTATTACACCCATCATTGAGTTTCAGAGAATTAACTAGGAAATTTGTACTTATACTAGCTTTTGGTTTAGTTTTTTCATTACTTAGTTCCATAATTGTAACTTATTTCATGGATATTTCATTAAATAATATAAATATAGTATTATCTATATTTTCCATAATTTTAATGATAATCTTTTTATTTAGAGATAATAATGGTAATAAAAAGAATTCGGGATTAACTACTGAAAGTAAAATAAATGAAAACATTGCTGAAACAGTTGATGACATTGAAAATCTCACAGATGATGGGGGATCATATTTAAAAATATCTTCACTAGCAATATTAATATTAGCAGTATTTACATTAATAAGCATGACAATACCACCATTTAACGTGCTTCATGTTTGGTACTTTGCAATTATACCTTTTATAGCATTTGTTCCAGGATATTATATTATCAATACATTGGTTACTAGAAAAGATGACTTATTAGTTGTTGAAAGAATGTCCATTGCAGTATTTTCAAGTTTAGTTATCATGTCTATAATTGGATTAATAATAGTTCAAATTAATGGTAAATTAAATATGAGATATGTTTCAATTATCTTAGTTATACTTTCAGTCATACTTATATTAGTTTATCTAATTAAAATTAGAAAAGTTCCAAACAACGAGAGATTTTATCATAGAAGGACTAACATAGTTCTTTTAATATTTGCTATAATAGCTATATTAGCAGTTGTAGGTTCAGGAATATACGCAACTACTGAGAATCTTGGCCAAGGTAACACAACTTTTGTTGTTAACGGAATTAATAAAACGGCAGATTCAAATGGTTATGTGAACTTCACTGATGGTGAGAATGTATCTGTTCAACTTAACGTTACTAATCAGGAACATAAAAACATGAATTATACAGTTAGAGTTGAAGTTCATAATGATACTACAAATAAAACATTAACCGAACAACCTGTTTCATTAAATAATGGTCAATCATGGGTTTTACCATATAATTTAACCATGAGTCCGGGACAAAAAGACATTCAATTTGTATTGTACAAAAACAATAAACCGTACGTTATACGCCATTTATATTGTAATGTAACTTCGGATTACAGTGAATCAGCATAA
- a CDS encoding UDP-glucose dehydrogenase family protein gives MNITIIGTGYVGLVTGTCFSEMGNEVYCVDVIEEKIESLKKGIVPIYEPGLKELIDTNYKIGNLHFTTNLEEGLTNSEICFIAVGTPMGEDGSADLQYVREVAKEIGQTITHDMIVVDKSTVPVGTADEVKNIINSELNKRGQEYKVTVVSNPEFLKEGNAVQDFMRPERIIVGTDNDDAAEYMKELYEPFTKNHDRMIIMDIRSAEMTKYASNSMLANRISFMNEMANICDKIGANIDEVRKGMGSDSRIGHSFLYPGCGYGGSCFPKDVTALIKTAKDNDYDATLLKSVETVNNNQKHYISKKIKSVLGDDLSDYTFAIWGLAFKPETDDMREASSIVIIKDLLEAGATINAYDPKAMDTAKNFYLKDSDINYYEDKYSVLHDADAIVLVTEWKEFRSPNFDKIKTLLKQPLIFDGRNQYNNKLMKKLDFKYYAVGK, from the coding sequence ATGAACATTACAATAATTGGAACTGGATATGTGGGACTAGTAACTGGAACTTGTTTCTCAGAAATGGGAAATGAAGTATACTGCGTAGATGTTATCGAAGAAAAAATTGAATCATTAAAAAAAGGAATAGTACCTATATACGAACCAGGTTTAAAAGAATTAATAGACACAAACTATAAAATAGGCAACTTACACTTCACAACAAACCTAGAAGAAGGATTAACTAACTCTGAAATATGTTTTATAGCAGTAGGTACCCCAATGGGAGAAGATGGAAGTGCAGATTTACAGTACGTAAGAGAAGTTGCAAAAGAAATAGGACAAACAATAACTCATGATATGATTGTTGTAGATAAATCAACAGTTCCTGTAGGAACAGCTGATGAAGTAAAAAATATAATTAACAGTGAATTAAATAAACGTGGACAAGAGTATAAAGTTACAGTAGTATCCAACCCAGAATTCTTAAAAGAAGGTAATGCAGTACAAGATTTCATGAGACCCGAAAGAATTATTGTTGGAACAGATAATGATGATGCTGCAGAATATATGAAAGAATTATATGAACCATTCACAAAAAATCATGATAGAATGATAATCATGGATATTAGAAGTGCTGAAATGACTAAATATGCATCAAATTCCATGCTTGCAAATAGAATATCATTCATGAATGAAATGGCAAACATCTGCGATAAAATTGGTGCAAATATAGATGAAGTAAGAAAAGGAATGGGTAGCGATTCACGTATAGGACATAGCTTCTTATATCCTGGATGTGGATATGGTGGTAGTTGTTTCCCTAAAGATGTTACAGCATTAATCAAAACAGCAAAAGATAATGATTATGATGCAACATTATTGAAAAGTGTGGAAACAGTGAATAATAATCAAAAACATTACATTAGCAAGAAAATTAAATCAGTATTAGGTGATGATTTATCTGATTATACATTTGCTATATGGGGTCTTGCATTTAAACCTGAAACAGATGATATGCGTGAAGCTTCATCAATTGTTATTATTAAAGATTTATTAGAAGCTGGAGCTACTATTAATGCATACGATCCTAAAGCTATGGATACAGCTAAAAATTTCTATCTTAAAGACTCAGATATAAATTATTATGAAGATAAATACTCAGTATTACATGATGCTGATGCTATTGTATTGGTCACAGAATGGAAAGAATTCAGAAGTCCAAACTTTGATAAAATAAAAACTCTTCTAAAACAGCCATTAATATTTGATGGTAGAAATCAATACAATAATAAATTAATGAAAAAATTAGATTTTAAATATTATGCTGTAGGAAAATAA
- a CDS encoding undecaprenyl-phosphate glucose phosphotransferase: protein MIRENQQLFNVFNVILDVIVLMISTLFINSPFFARYGPAYEFNFDTILLLFTLLIPSYLLLYYMFKLYTPQRTNRSAFSESSKIIQVNFFEYLFLSTMCVLNILYVPADFLIFFLVINSIFAIIEKSIIRGLLRILRAKGFNIKYVLVVGAGEIGRNFVDTVNLNTYLGYKIIGFLDDNVEGIVKDIRVIGKIDDIDEVLSHNLIDRVVVSIAPRHYKTLRKIIDSCEKNGVRADIIPDYYRYITSHPSIELIDNIPLISVRYLPLDISYNKYVKRIFDVLFSIISLIILSPLLLIVAVAVKVTSPGPVIYKQERIGEGGHPFMMYKFRSMRSEEEYIDDKRWTQKDDPRVTSVGKIIRKTSIDELPQLYNIIKGDMSLIGPRPERPYFVNKFKESVPKYMIKHHVRPGMTGWAQVNGYRGNTSIVKRIEFDIYYVENWSILLDARIFWRTLTLIFTDKNAY, encoded by the coding sequence ATGATTAGAGAAAATCAACAATTATTTAACGTGTTTAATGTTATATTAGACGTAATTGTTTTAATGATTTCCACTCTTTTTATAAACTCACCTTTTTTTGCAAGATATGGTCCAGCGTACGAATTTAACTTCGATACTATTTTATTATTATTTACATTATTAATTCCATCATATTTGCTATTATATTACATGTTTAAATTATACACGCCACAGCGTACAAATCGTAGTGCGTTTTCGGAATCATCAAAAATTATTCAGGTAAATTTCTTTGAATATTTATTTCTCTCAACAATGTGCGTATTAAATATTCTTTATGTACCTGCTGACTTCTTGATATTTTTCCTAGTAATTAATAGCATATTTGCAATCATTGAAAAATCTATAATAAGAGGATTATTACGTATACTTCGTGCTAAAGGTTTTAATATAAAATATGTATTAGTTGTTGGTGCTGGTGAAATTGGTCGTAATTTTGTAGATACTGTTAATCTTAACACATATCTTGGATATAAAATTATTGGATTTTTAGATGATAATGTTGAAGGTATTGTTAAAGATATCAGAGTAATTGGTAAAATTGATGATATTGATGAAGTACTATCACATAATCTTATTGACAGAGTTGTAGTAAGTATTGCTCCACGTCATTATAAGACATTACGGAAAATTATTGATAGTTGTGAAAAAAATGGTGTTCGTGCTGATATTATACCTGATTACTATAGGTATATTACATCACATCCAAGTATAGAATTAATTGATAATATTCCATTGATTAGTGTTAGATATTTACCATTAGATATTTCATATAACAAATATGTTAAAAGAATTTTTGATGTGCTTTTTTCAATAATATCTTTAATTATTTTGTCACCTCTTTTATTAATTGTAGCAGTTGCAGTTAAGGTTACATCTCCAGGTCCTGTTATTTATAAGCAGGAACGTATTGGAGAAGGTGGACATCCTTTTATGATGTATAAGTTTAGAAGTATGCGTTCAGAGGAAGAATATATTGATGATAAACGTTGGACTCAGAAGGATGATCCTAGAGTAACATCTGTAGGTAAAATTATTAGAAAAACTAGTATTGATGAGTTACCTCAGTTATATAATATTATTAAGGGTGATATGAGTTTAATAGGTCCAAGGCCTGAGAGACCATATTTTGTTAATAAGTTTAAAGAATCTGTACCAAAATACATGATTAAACATCATGTTAGACCTGGAATGACGGGATGGGCACAGGTTAATGGATATCGTGGAAACACTTCCATTGTTAAAAGAATAGAATTTGATATTTATTATGTGGAAAATTGGTCAATCCTCTTAGATGCCCGTATCTTTTGGAGAACATTGACCTTGATTTTCACTGATAAAAATGCATATTAA
- a CDS encoding glycosyltransferase family 2 protein — MDLSIIIVNYCTYDLTKQTINSVLKTVHDISYEIIVVDNASPDNSIVQLEEDFKEDNLVKIIKNKNNDGFAVANNLGFKHSSGEYILLLNSDVIVKENTINNCLTYIQSNNNIGALGCKVSLPDGSLDKACRRSFPTFKVSFYRMTGLSKLFPNSKRFNQYNLSYLDDDGVYFIDCIVGAFMLINRTIYEKVGGLDETYFMYGEDIDLCYKIKELGYDIVYYGKEEIIHYKGASGKNRKLLYEFHKSMNIFYDKHYKKEDNILINGITYLSIWILYYLKLIITYI, encoded by the coding sequence ATGGATTTATCAATTATTATAGTAAATTATTGTACTTATGATTTAACTAAACAAACAATTAATTCTGTACTAAAAACTGTGCATGATATTTCTTATGAAATAATTGTTGTTGATAATGCATCACCAGATAACAGTATAGTGCAATTAGAAGAGGATTTTAAAGAAGATAATCTTGTAAAAATTATAAAAAATAAAAATAATGATGGTTTTGCAGTTGCAAATAATCTTGGATTCAAACATTCCTCTGGAGAATATATATTACTATTAAATAGTGATGTTATAGTAAAAGAAAATACTATAAATAATTGTCTTACATACATCCAAAGTAATAATAACATTGGTGCTTTAGGCTGTAAAGTATCCTTACCTGATGGTAGCTTAGATAAAGCCTGTCGAAGATCTTTTCCTACTTTTAAAGTATCCTTCTATAGAATGACAGGTTTATCAAAACTATTTCCTAATAGCAAACGATTTAATCAATATAATCTATCATACCTTGATGATGATGGAGTGTATTTTATTGATTGTATTGTCGGAGCATTCATGTTAATAAATAGAACAATCTATGAAAAAGTAGGAGGTCTTGATGAAACCTATTTTATGTATGGTGAAGATATTGATCTCTGCTATAAAATTAAAGAATTAGGATATGATATTGTATATTATGGAAAAGAGGAAATTATTCACTATAAAGGTGCTAGTGGTAAGAACAGAAAATTATTATATGAGTTTCATAAATCAATGAATATATTCTATGATAAACACTATAAAAAAGAGGATAACATTCTTATTAACGGGATAACTTATCTCAGCATCTGGATTTTATATTATTTAAAGTTAATTATTACTTATATATAA
- a CDS encoding glycosyltransferase family 2 protein: MNTTHTKVTIIIPNYNNRNLLEDLLNSLKAVSTPYDLIIIDNASKDDSADFIKKSYPQIKLIENEVNMGFAYAVNQGIKLSETEYVFLLNNDTVIDKNCLSNLIKTIEKDNSIFSVSSKMIQYHNKDLIDDAGDAYNILGWSKKIGNNHNIREYDEDCEVFSACAGAALYRRKYFEEIGYFDENFESYVEDMDLSFRSRLHGYKSYYSSKALVYHYGSATSGSKHNPFKVRLSARNNLYLIYKNMSTWMKVINFIFIFLGDLIKYLYFYRKGFGQDYLDGIVEGLKTRKQLEKTKNIPLKNYIHIELSLIKNLFKYPF, translated from the coding sequence ATGAACACTACACATACAAAAGTAACTATTATAATTCCAAATTATAATAACAGAAATTTATTAGAAGATTTACTTAATTCATTAAAAGCTGTTTCTACACCTTATGATCTTATTATCATTGATAACGCTTCTAAAGATGATAGTGCTGATTTTATAAAGAAATCATATCCTCAAATAAAATTAATAGAAAATGAGGTTAATATGGGTTTTGCATATGCTGTTAATCAGGGAATCAAATTATCCGAAACAGAATATGTATTCTTATTAAACAATGATACAGTAATTGATAAAAACTGTCTTTCAAATCTTATAAAAACAATAGAAAAAGATAATTCAATATTTTCAGTTTCTTCTAAAATGATTCAGTATCATAATAAGGATTTAATTGATGATGCTGGTGATGCGTATAATATATTAGGTTGGAGTAAAAAGATAGGTAATAATCATAATATTAGAGAATATGATGAGGATTGTGAAGTATTTAGTGCTTGTGCAGGAGCTGCATTATATAGAAGGAAATATTTTGAAGAAATTGGCTACTTTGATGAAAACTTTGAAAGTTATGTTGAAGATATGGATTTAAGTTTTAGATCCAGATTACATGGTTATAAATCATATTATTCCAGTAAAGCTCTTGTATATCATTATGGAAGTGCAACATCAGGTTCTAAACATAACCCGTTTAAGGTAAGGTTATCTGCTAGGAATAACCTCTACTTAATATATAAAAATATGTCCACATGGATGAAAGTTATTAACTTTATATTTATATTCCTAGGAGATTTGATTAAATATTTATATTTCTACAGAAAAGGATTTGGTCAAGACTACCTTGATGGCATAGTAGAAGGTTTAAAAACAAGAAAACAATTAGAAAAAACTAAAAACATTCCATTAAAAAATTATATTCATATTGAATTAAGTTTAATAAAAAATTTATTTAAATATCCTTTTTAG
- a CDS encoding ABC transporter ATP-binding protein encodes MSNKVVVDVKDVSMEFNLNQEKTDNLKEYVIKAIKKELRFQSFWALKHISLQIHKGEKVGFVGLNGAGKSTLLKIIAQVMKPTKGSVEVHGNMAPLLALGAGFDYNYTGSENIFLNGALLGHSKSYMKKRYDEIVEFSEIGDFIDVPVKNYSSGMKARLAFSIATSVNPDILILDEVLSVGDASFQKKSKERMNELMQGDVSLLFVSHSIGQVREMCDRAIWLDHGNLMMDGDVDEVCDAYMDFTKK; translated from the coding sequence ATGAGTAATAAAGTAGTGGTAGATGTAAAAGACGTGAGTATGGAATTTAACTTAAATCAGGAAAAAACAGACAACTTAAAAGAATATGTTATAAAAGCGATAAAAAAAGAACTACGTTTTCAATCATTTTGGGCTTTAAAACACATATCACTACAAATCCATAAAGGCGAAAAGGTAGGTTTTGTTGGTCTTAACGGTGCTGGTAAAAGTACACTACTAAAAATCATTGCACAGGTAATGAAACCTACGAAAGGCTCAGTGGAAGTACATGGAAATATGGCACCATTACTTGCATTAGGTGCAGGATTTGATTATAATTACACAGGCAGCGAAAACATATTCTTAAATGGTGCATTATTAGGTCATTCAAAGTCATACATGAAAAAAAGATATGATGAAATTGTTGAATTCTCTGAAATAGGTGATTTTATAGATGTTCCTGTGAAAAATTACTCATCAGGTATGAAAGCACGTCTTGCATTCTCCATAGCAACTTCTGTAAATCCAGATATACTTATATTAGATGAAGTATTATCCGTAGGAGATGCATCATTTCAGAAAAAATCAAAAGAAAGAATGAATGAATTAATGCAGGGTGATGTATCCTTGTTATTCGTATCACACTCTATTGGACAGGTAAGAGAAATGTGTGATAGAGCCATATGGTTAGACCATGGAAACTTAATGATGGATGGGGATGTTGATGAAGTCTGTGATGCATACATGGACTTTACAAAAAAATAA
- a CDS encoding ABC transporter permease, translating into MVNFSVREWLENFRKYQSLLSELVIRDIKIKYRRSVLGIFWSFLDPLFSMIVLTIVFSALFHRIHNYPVYYLCGFLAYQLFSSGSKAAMRSLVSSSGIWKTIYVPKYLYAVSSVLSNFVTYLLSLVVLFAIMIVLNVKFTIFILFASLPILALIIMTIGAGLIMGTLNVFFRDMEYLYNVFMMILMYGMPIFYPAYIVPHQYRFIQAYNPLYQLIVCLRDCFLYGQLYPVSTLLFGMIFAFILLGIGLLLLYKYQDKFILYV; encoded by the coding sequence ATGGTAAATTTTTCAGTACGTGAATGGTTAGAGAATTTTCGAAAATACCAATCACTATTAAGTGAATTGGTTATACGAGATATAAAAATTAAGTATCGTAGATCAGTTCTAGGAATTTTTTGGAGTTTCCTAGATCCTTTATTTTCTATGATTGTCCTAACAATAGTATTTTCCGCATTATTCCACCGTATACATAATTACCCAGTTTATTATCTATGCGGATTTTTAGCTTATCAACTATTTTCTAGTGGATCTAAGGCAGCTATGAGGTCATTGGTAAGTTCATCAGGAATATGGAAAACTATATATGTTCCTAAATATCTATACGCAGTATCATCAGTTCTATCCAATTTTGTAACATATTTACTATCATTAGTTGTATTATTTGCAATAATGATTGTACTAAATGTTAAATTTACGATATTCATACTCTTTGCTAGTTTACCTATCCTTGCATTAATTATAATGACTATTGGTGCAGGACTTATAATGGGTACTTTGAATGTATTTTTCAGAGATATGGAATACCTGTATAATGTATTTATGATGATTTTAATGTATGGTATGCCTATATTTTATCCAGCATACATTGTACCACACCAATACAGATTCATACAAGCTTATAATCCATTATATCAATTAATAGTATGTTTAAGAGATTGTTTCTTATATGGACAATTATATCCAGTATCAACATTACTCTTTGGAATGATATTTGCGTTTATTTTACTAGGAATAGGATTACTTCTATTATACAAATATCAGGATAAATTTATACTATACGTTTAA
- a CDS encoding glycosyltransferase family protein, with product MTKNDISTKEHFINKLRILKHEFTDSIDLWKYNIKRYTAEKEENTNNTRISQDKKDTLTVAFVVTQNNENTTAGDYFTALTLARKLKEFGWNIKYLAQYPTIDQKNWYYIDDDVDVIISLLDRYNLNKIRSNNKSLLKIAWIRNWFELWVELPYFNQYDIILSSSNKSCEFIKEKTGKDAILYPLATDPLMFNENIPPKEEYMCDYCFTGSYWGSKREIIDCLNPSSLDYTFNLYGTNWEKVPKLKDYFKGFVNYEDMPSVYSSTKIVIDDANHVTRKYGSVNSRIFDSIASGKLVITNGSIGNTDLFNNEIPEYHSEQELSNQLKFYLENSEKREAKIKRLQRIIKDKHTYEKRAKTLKHIIDDYYKNHAK from the coding sequence TTGACAAAAAATGATATAAGTACAAAAGAACATTTCATAAATAAACTACGCATATTGAAACATGAATTTACAGATTCTATAGATTTATGGAAATATAATATAAAAAGATACACTGCTGAAAAAGAAGAAAACACAAATAATACCCGTATATCTCAGGATAAAAAGGATACATTAACGGTAGCATTTGTTGTAACTCAAAATAATGAAAATACAACAGCAGGGGATTATTTTACAGCATTAACCTTAGCCAGGAAATTAAAAGAGTTTGGATGGAATATTAAATATCTCGCACAGTATCCTACAATAGACCAGAAAAACTGGTATTATATAGATGATGATGTTGATGTAATTATATCGCTTCTTGATAGATATAATTTAAATAAAATTAGGTCAAATAACAAGTCTTTGCTAAAAATAGCATGGATACGAAACTGGTTTGAATTATGGGTTGAACTACCTTACTTTAATCAATATGATATTATACTTTCAAGTAGTAATAAATCATGCGAATTCATAAAAGAAAAAACAGGAAAGGATGCTATACTTTATCCCCTAGCTACAGACCCATTAATGTTTAATGAAAACATTCCTCCAAAAGAAGAATACATGTGCGATTACTGTTTTACTGGTAGTTATTGGGGAAGTAAACGTGAAATTATTGATTGTTTAAATCCTTCCTCATTAGACTATACTTTTAATTTATATGGAACTAATTGGGAAAAAGTTCCCAAACTAAAGGATTATTTTAAAGGATTCGTGAACTATGAAGATATGCCCTCAGTATATTCATCAACAAAAATAGTAATAGACGATGCAAATCATGTTACACGAAAATATGGCTCTGTAAATAGCAGAATCTTTGACAGTATAGCATCAGGAAAATTAGTGATTACCAATGGATCAATAGGTAACACAGATCTATTTAATAATGAAATACCTGAATATCACTCAGAACAAGAATTAAGTAATCAACTTAAATTTTATCTAGAAAATTCTGAGAAACGAGAAGCAAAAATAAAAAGACTTCAAAGAATTATCAAAGATAAACATACCTATGAAAAAAGAGCAAAAACGTTAAAACATATAATTGATGATTATTATAAAAATCATGCAAAATGA
- a CDS encoding DUF4012 domain-containing protein has protein sequence MVSKKKIVLLVIVAIIVVVGVYFLVNYQQAQQNFKGEHNILVLCTDPSENRPGIGAVDMAFVVDVTDGKVGNITPVYPGGMTDPNLTPTSDMQAEGLNQWYLHDSLWSDNLENGTKIAQDIVKYNTNISTDMVVVVTPTAIDAMIDAVGPVYSNGQLVENVSSIDFLREDQSQNGATRGDAIENLAQGIKDAAQKNNNKPALIKAALEQYSQGNIKAVPADKFSQFVSYAGFNSLLG, from the coding sequence ATGGTTTCTAAAAAGAAAATAGTATTATTGGTAATTGTTGCCATAATAGTAGTAGTTGGGGTCTACTTCTTGGTAAATTATCAACAAGCACAACAAAACTTTAAAGGAGAACATAATATTCTAGTATTATGTACAGATCCTTCAGAAAATCGTCCAGGAATAGGTGCTGTCGACATGGCATTTGTTGTCGATGTTACAGATGGTAAAGTGGGAAATATAACCCCAGTATATCCAGGAGGAATGACCGACCCTAACTTAACCCCAACTTCTGACATGCAAGCAGAGGGACTTAATCAATGGTACTTACACGATTCATTATGGAGCGATAATTTAGAGAATGGTACTAAGATTGCTCAAGATATTGTAAAATATAATACAAATATTAGTACAGATATGGTGGTAGTAGTAACTCCAACAGCTATAGATGCTATGATTGATGCAGTAGGTCCTGTTTATTCAAATGGACAACTAGTTGAAAATGTTAGTTCAATTGATTTCTTAAGAGAAGACCAATCTCAAAATGGTGCAACTAGAGGCGACGCTATTGAAAATTTAGCTCAGGGAATAAAAGATGCTGCTCAAAAAAACAATAATAAACCAGCATTAATAAAAGCTGCCTTAGAACAATATTCACAGGGTAATATTAAAGCAGTTCCGGCTGATAAATTCTCTCAATTTGTATCTTATGCAGGATTTAACTCATTATTAGGATAA
- a CDS encoding amidohydrolase family protein produces the protein MTETNSILIKDTTILSDSIIKGSVLVVDNKIEEISTNLVDKDADIVINGQNKITMPGLINTHSHVAMTLLRGVGDDQDLQTWLNEYIWPREAKLNEELVYAGSKLAMAEMIKTGTIMFNDMYFYMEETAKAVEESGMRALLGYGMIDLFDEEKRKSELNETKKFIDECHNTADGRVQVAVAPHAPYTCSEEILKESKKLADTHNLKLHIHVSETKQEVTDLQKERNETPFEYLNNIGLLDENTIAAHGVWTTPEEMKILKEKNVSISHNPSSNMKLASGIAPINDYIKNGINVGIGTDGVSSNNNLDMFSEMKLTALLQKVNTLDPKVLPAKETFDMATKNGAKALGVNSGEIKEGKLADIIIVNTNVPHMTPVRNPLSNIIYSALGTDVDTVICDGKILMENKELKTINEKEVISDAINAAAEL, from the coding sequence ATGACAGAAACAAACAGTATTTTAATAAAAGACACAACCATACTTTCAGATTCCATTATAAAAGGATCAGTACTTGTAGTAGATAATAAAATTGAAGAAATTAGCACCAATTTAGTAGATAAAGATGCTGATATAGTTATAAATGGACAAAATAAAATTACCATGCCTGGATTAATAAATACACATTCACATGTTGCAATGACATTATTAAGAGGTGTTGGAGATGACCAGGATTTACAAACATGGCTAAATGAATATATATGGCCTAGAGAAGCTAAATTAAATGAAGAACTAGTATATGCTGGATCTAAATTAGCAATGGCTGAAATGATAAAAACTGGAACAATCATGTTCAATGATATGTACTTTTACATGGAAGAAACTGCTAAAGCTGTAGAAGAATCAGGAATGAGAGCATTACTAGGATATGGAATGATAGATTTATTTGATGAAGAAAAAAGAAAATCAGAACTTAACGAAACTAAAAAATTTATCGATGAATGTCATAACACAGCTGACGGAAGAGTACAAGTAGCAGTAGCTCCTCATGCTCCATACACCTGTTCAGAGGAAATTTTAAAAGAATCTAAAAAGTTAGCTGATACACATAATCTAAAATTACACATACACGTATCTGAAACTAAGCAGGAAGTAACTGATTTACAAAAAGAAAGAAATGAAACTCCATTTGAATATCTAAATAATATAGGTCTTCTTGATGAAAATACAATCGCTGCTCATGGTGTCTGGACAACACCTGAAGAAATGAAAATATTAAAAGAGAAAAATGTATCTATATCACATAATCCATCAAGTAACATGAAACTAGCATCAGGTATTGCTCCTATAAATGATTATATTAAAAATGGTATTAATGTTGGAATAGGAACTGATGGAGTATCCTCAAACAATAATTTAGACATGTTCAGTGAAATGAAATTAACAGCACTTCTTCAGAAAGTAAATACTCTTGATCCTAAAGTATTACCTGCAAAGGAAACATTTGATATGGCAACTAAGAATGGTGCTAAAGCATTAGGTGTTAATAGTGGTGAAATAAAAGAAGGTAAACTAGCTGATATCATCATAGTTAATACAAATGTTCCACATATGACTCCTGTAAGAAATCCATTAAGTAATATTATATACTCAGCACTAGGTACTGATGTTGATACAGTTATATGTGATGGTAAAATATTAATGGAAAATAAAGAATTAAAAACTATCAATGAAAAAGAAGTTATATCAGATGCAATAAATGCTGCAGCTGAATTATAA